A genomic stretch from Pseudomonas alkylphenolica includes:
- a CDS encoding AraC family transcriptional regulator — protein MALIMEKLTRFERIECSMVNASGARYPKHTHEEYVLSANLSGAERIWYNGRQQAVVAGEVTLYNPMTVQASEFCGEGAQFISVHLDGQQVRNILDQTTSASGLPTFQEGVIHDSALFRSILDLHEQLDASGRDEALLVLCSELARFRTTPDTADEPLRVAQLIRFMKANLYEVIELEDLCAEANLSRFHLVRSFKTLKNLPPMQYFKQLRLIEARRRLRLGDAAAHIAADLGFFDQAHLSNAFRKVMGVSPSSYSSMLGVAGLR, from the coding sequence ATGGCCTTGATAATGGAAAAACTGACCCGCTTTGAGCGTATTGAATGCTCGATGGTCAATGCCAGCGGTGCCCGCTACCCCAAGCATACCCATGAAGAATATGTGCTCAGCGCCAACCTCAGCGGGGCGGAGCGGATCTGGTACAACGGCAGGCAGCAAGCCGTGGTAGCGGGCGAGGTGACGCTTTATAACCCGATGACCGTGCAGGCGTCGGAGTTCTGCGGGGAGGGCGCACAGTTCATCAGCGTGCATCTGGATGGACAGCAGGTGCGCAACATTCTTGACCAGACCACCAGCGCCAGTGGCCTGCCCACGTTCCAGGAGGGCGTGATCCACGATAGTGCGCTGTTCCGCTCTATCCTCGACCTGCACGAGCAATTGGACGCCAGCGGTCGTGACGAGGCGTTGCTGGTGCTGTGCAGTGAGCTGGCGCGTTTTCGCACCACGCCAGACACCGCTGACGAGCCATTGCGGGTGGCACAGTTGATCCGTTTCATGAAGGCCAATCTGTACGAAGTGATCGAGCTTGAAGACCTGTGCGCCGAAGCCAATCTGTCCAGATTCCATCTGGTGCGAAGCTTCAAGACCCTGAAAAACCTGCCTCCCATGCAATATTTCAAGCAGTTGCGCCTGATCGAAGCGCGCCGGCGCCTGCGCCTTGGCGACGCGGCGGCACACATCGCCGCCGACCTAGGTTTCTTCGACCAGGCTCATCTGAGCAATGCGTTCCGTAAAGTGATGGGTGTCTCGCCGTCGAGCTACAGCTCAATGCTTGGTGTAGCCGGGTTACGTTGA
- a CDS encoding DUF1302 domain-containing protein: MLSPLALAISQQALAGEFEWGEVSGRYNGSLSAGAIWSAERPNNDYIFQGNADSIGYGSAGQFNPSGAKTIDDSRLNYHKRREVVSSPVTLLGEVELKWQNYGAFVRGKAWYDYSLSNDSVDYGHSANGYTPNSKLDDSHYDRLAKFQGLALLDAYVFGDFDIADHPLHARLGNQVVNWGEGLFFQNGINSVNPIDVAALRRPGSQLKEALLPVPIAYFNLGLTDALSMEAFYQLKWRKTVLEGCGTYFAANDYITGGEAGCFGVPLAGANDQQAFANDLILHRAEDNDARNDGQFGVAFRYFADSIGTEFGAYAMNIHSRTPFASVITDSRAAIGPGFIPGQQGTNAQYFGDYPEDIRIYGLSFSTNILGTSVFGEYSYRPNQPIQLATGDLIPAFAGNPAAIAGAIGQNLTLGQDAINAAPGSVYNGYDRREISQFSLGFIKSIPQVLGASNFSVMGEAAAKYVHDLPGLEDRRYIKGDLYGTDFADGNAAGCAAGSPAQYRKYTCSSDGNATKFSWGYRMRMQLDYPGLVAGVNVSPYVAFGQDVQGWSHDGNFVEDRLLGSVGVKADYLQNYSAELSWSGTGNTAFAATDRDFVALSLRMGF; this comes from the coding sequence GTGCTTTCCCCCCTTGCTTTAGCCATTTCCCAGCAGGCGCTGGCGGGCGAATTCGAGTGGGGTGAGGTGAGTGGACGTTACAATGGTAGCCTCAGTGCCGGCGCTATATGGAGCGCCGAGAGACCGAACAACGATTACATCTTTCAAGGCAACGCCGACAGCATCGGCTATGGCTCGGCTGGGCAGTTCAACCCCAGTGGAGCCAAGACTATCGATGATTCGCGGCTCAACTACCACAAGCGTCGGGAAGTGGTGTCTTCGCCAGTGACGCTGCTCGGCGAAGTCGAGCTGAAATGGCAAAACTATGGTGCGTTTGTTCGCGGCAAAGCCTGGTATGACTACTCGCTGAGCAACGATTCGGTCGACTATGGCCATTCGGCCAACGGTTACACCCCAAACAGCAAGCTGGACGACAGCCATTACGATCGCTTGGCCAAGTTCCAGGGTTTAGCCTTGCTCGATGCCTACGTGTTTGGTGATTTCGACATCGCTGACCACCCGCTGCATGCGCGCCTGGGTAATCAGGTAGTGAACTGGGGTGAAGGCTTGTTCTTCCAGAACGGCATCAACTCGGTGAACCCTATCGATGTCGCCGCCCTGCGCCGTCCTGGCTCGCAACTTAAGGAAGCTTTGTTGCCGGTGCCGATTGCCTACTTCAACCTGGGCCTCACCGATGCCCTGAGCATGGAGGCGTTCTACCAGCTCAAGTGGCGCAAGACGGTACTTGAAGGCTGCGGTACCTACTTCGCGGCCAACGACTACATCACCGGTGGAGAGGCGGGTTGCTTTGGCGTTCCACTGGCCGGCGCCAACGATCAGCAAGCGTTCGCAAACGATCTGATCCTGCATCGCGCCGAGGACAACGACGCACGAAACGACGGGCAGTTCGGCGTGGCCTTCCGTTACTTTGCCGACAGCATTGGTACCGAGTTCGGCGCCTATGCCATGAACATCCACTCGCGTACGCCCTTCGCCAGCGTGATCACCGACTCGCGAGCGGCGATTGGGCCGGGCTTTATCCCCGGGCAGCAGGGCACTAACGCGCAGTACTTTGGCGACTACCCCGAAGACATCCGCATCTATGGCTTGAGTTTCTCGACCAACATCCTGGGTACGTCGGTGTTCGGCGAGTACAGCTATCGCCCTAACCAGCCTATCCAGCTTGCCACCGGTGATTTGATTCCGGCCTTTGCAGGTAATCCGGCAGCGATTGCCGGCGCCATTGGCCAGAACCTGACCCTGGGCCAGGATGCGATCAATGCCGCCCCTGGCTCGGTCTATAACGGCTATGACCGTCGGGAGATTTCCCAGTTCTCCCTGGGCTTTATCAAGTCGATCCCGCAAGTGCTCGGCGCAAGCAACTTCAGCGTGATGGGTGAAGCGGCTGCCAAGTACGTACATGACCTGCCGGGCCTCGAAGATCGCCGTTATATCAAAGGCGATCTCTACGGGACCGATTTCGCCGATGGCAATGCCGCAGGTTGCGCAGCCGGCAGCCCGGCGCAATACCGCAAGTACACCTGCTCCAGCGATGGCAATGCGACCAAGTTCTCCTGGGGCTACCGCATGCGTATGCAACTGGATTACCCAGGCTTGGTTGCCGGGGTGAACGTGTCGCCCTACGTGGCCTTCGGCCAAGACGTGCAGGGCTGGTCCCACGACGGCAACTTTGTCGAGGACCGCCTTTTGGGCTCGGTCGGTGTGAAAGCCGATTACCTGCAGAACTACTCCGCCGAACTGTCCTGGTCGGGAACCGGCAATACCGCGTTCGCCGCTACCGACCGTGACTTTGTTGCCCTCAGCCTGCGTATGGGCTTCTGA
- a CDS encoding alpha/beta hydrolase family protein has product MSEDFWRQADGTELDARHRLKIHGSAAIERVMRTSLSATVAATALTTLRKPGRLQREFEALRFYEPLARAGDASEVFLRPPKDIVISERALPGNDIRRLQLRFASPFKPLNPFARPQFEAMQRNAFAHAQHWCHGDRPRPTLIVIHGFAADPHWLNAHALSLADFYRRGYDILLFTFPHHGRRAERSDWFSGQGLFGSGLVAFNEAPLHAIHDLRVFINYLQARGVEHIGVTGISLGGYTAALLATVDERLAYCVPIVPAVSPIDAFLEWQPTGVLLSRLMRNQGIGVAEMRGLLAVHNPLTYAPRLDGERMLIIGGAGDRVTMPRHLRLLHQHWPGSALHWFPGNHILHLGRGEYLACMRALMDRYSGL; this is encoded by the coding sequence TTGTCCGAAGACTTCTGGCGGCAGGCCGACGGCACCGAACTGGATGCCAGGCACCGCCTGAAGATCCATGGCAGCGCCGCGATCGAGCGGGTGATGCGCACCTCCTTGTCGGCTACGGTGGCGGCGACCGCGCTTACCACGCTACGCAAACCTGGCCGTCTGCAGCGCGAGTTCGAGGCGCTGCGCTTCTACGAACCGCTAGCGCGTGCGGGAGATGCCTCCGAGGTATTCCTGCGACCGCCGAAGGACATCGTCATTTCAGAGCGTGCGCTGCCAGGCAATGACATCCGTCGTTTGCAGCTGCGGTTTGCCAGTCCGTTCAAACCGCTCAATCCGTTCGCGCGCCCGCAGTTTGAAGCCATGCAGCGCAATGCCTTCGCCCATGCCCAGCACTGGTGCCATGGCGACCGGCCACGACCGACGTTGATCGTCATCCACGGATTCGCCGCCGACCCGCACTGGCTCAACGCTCACGCGCTGTCGCTGGCCGATTTCTACCGGCGGGGCTATGACATCCTGCTGTTCACGTTTCCGCACCATGGTCGTCGCGCAGAACGCAGCGACTGGTTCAGCGGCCAGGGATTATTCGGCAGTGGGCTGGTGGCCTTTAACGAGGCGCCGCTGCATGCGATCCATGACCTGCGGGTGTTCATCAACTACCTGCAGGCGCGTGGTGTCGAGCATATCGGGGTCACGGGCATTTCCCTCGGCGGTTATACCGCGGCGCTGCTGGCGACCGTTGACGAGCGCCTGGCCTATTGCGTGCCGATCGTACCTGCGGTCAGCCCTATCGACGCGTTCCTTGAGTGGCAACCCACAGGGGTGTTGCTCTCCCGCCTGATGCGCAACCAGGGCATTGGCGTGGCTGAAATGCGCGGCTTGCTTGCCGTGCACAACCCGCTGACCTACGCCCCGCGTCTGGACGGCGAGCGCATGCTGATCATCGGCGGTGCCGGAGACCGCGTTACCATGCCACGACACTTGCGGCTGTTGCACCAACACTGGCCGGGCAGTGCGTTGCACTGGTTTCCCGGTAATCACATTCTGCATCTGGGACGTGGTGAGTATCTGGCGTGTATGAGGGCGTTGATGGATAGGTACTCAGGGTTGTAG
- a CDS encoding dTMP kinase gives MNRPLFVSLDGPKGTGKTTLLEAVTKVLRADNKKVIRLCEKKSDPYRGETMALVNTFVRNPSRDLELGVCERFADSRTWISQHVLTKQPADSIILIDRWYPSDAAFRRMVPFAQILQLNLDRNVRVPDLHVGVVTAPEISWARAAARTRGLSSTVMHKLEEQIACTRAFEQAVADHDWVLCRNEGTIEEATMQVVAEIYSVL, from the coding sequence ATGAATCGTCCGCTGTTTGTTTCGCTAGACGGGCCCAAGGGTACCGGCAAAACCACACTGTTGGAGGCCGTTACGAAAGTACTGAGGGCCGATAACAAAAAGGTGATCCGGCTTTGCGAGAAAAAAAGCGATCCCTACCGGGGTGAAACAATGGCCCTGGTGAACACATTCGTCAGAAATCCCAGCCGGGATCTGGAGCTGGGGGTTTGTGAGCGCTTTGCTGATAGCCGTACCTGGATTTCCCAGCACGTGCTGACCAAACAGCCAGCAGACAGCATCATCCTGATCGATCGCTGGTACCCGTCTGATGCTGCGTTTCGCCGGATGGTCCCGTTTGCACAAATCCTACAGCTGAACCTTGATCGAAACGTGCGCGTGCCAGACCTGCATGTCGGGGTTGTCACCGCCCCTGAAATTTCATGGGCGAGGGCAGCGGCACGTACGCGTGGGTTGAGCAGTACGGTGATGCATAAGCTGGAAGAACAGATCGCTTGTACCCGGGCGTTTGAGCAAGCGGTTGCAGATCACGACTGGGTTTTATGCCGTAATGAAGGAACGATTGAAGAGGCAACGATGCAGGTGGTTGCTGAGATCTATAGCGTCCTCTGA
- a CDS encoding wax ester/triacylglycerol synthase family O-acyltransferase — protein sequence MSKLSGQDALFLKVDRPHAASHCTMIYIYDQSTVEGQRLGFREIVHHISDRLDVSPVFKRKIIQVPFGLGYPYWVEDDLFDIDFHVRHFALPKPGDWRQFCILVSRIHARSVDLSRAPWEMYVIEGLDNIEGIPKGSFAILTKSHHAAMDGAAAAELTWALHDLAGAQGKPVAVVDNPPAATSVSPRWGMLDTVSRMFTDNISASARMALPLARVLPKLAIASLRKVASSVLSAEGGAPRTRFNSNVTSSRVWDSVTLDLGVVKQIKSLVPGATVNDAVLAIVGGAMRRYLMAKDELPEKSLVTLAPVNTRQGNESVAAGNTVSMLTFPLRTDIDDPLERLQALQAATSQSKAIQNAVGANDLTNLQKFAPPATLGLAGRLATLMGMGGKGPVLLHNCMVTNVPGPNVPLYMLGAKLVYWCGVGPLVDGLSLIWNPTSYCAKMFISLTSSPNVVPDPDFLAQCLRDSYEELQAVAIQAAKAKAPKPVKARRVARKAAVQKVNDTQML from the coding sequence ATGAGCAAACTCAGCGGGCAAGATGCCCTGTTCCTCAAAGTCGATCGTCCCCATGCCGCGTCGCACTGCACCATGATCTACATCTACGATCAGTCCACGGTAGAGGGGCAACGACTCGGCTTTCGGGAGATCGTCCACCATATCTCGGATCGTCTCGACGTCTCGCCCGTGTTCAAACGCAAGATCATCCAGGTGCCCTTTGGCCTCGGTTATCCCTACTGGGTAGAGGACGACCTGTTCGACATCGACTTCCACGTTCGCCATTTCGCCCTGCCCAAGCCAGGCGACTGGCGTCAGTTCTGCATCCTGGTGTCACGCATCCATGCCCGCTCGGTCGATCTTTCCCGGGCGCCCTGGGAGATGTACGTGATCGAGGGGCTCGACAACATCGAGGGCATCCCCAAGGGTAGCTTCGCCATCCTGACCAAATCGCACCATGCGGCGATGGACGGCGCCGCGGCCGCGGAGCTGACCTGGGCCTTGCACGATCTGGCCGGCGCGCAGGGTAAACCTGTCGCGGTGGTCGATAACCCGCCGGCGGCAACCAGCGTGTCGCCGCGATGGGGCATGCTGGACACGGTTAGTCGCATGTTCACTGACAACATCTCGGCCTCTGCCCGCATGGCACTGCCGCTGGCCCGCGTGTTGCCCAAGCTGGCCATTGCCAGTCTGCGGAAAGTGGCCAGTTCGGTACTGAGCGCTGAAGGCGGCGCACCGCGCACACGGTTCAACAGCAATGTGACGTCCAGCCGGGTCTGGGATTCGGTCACCCTTGATCTTGGCGTGGTGAAACAGATCAAAAGCCTGGTGCCCGGGGCAACAGTCAACGATGCGGTCCTGGCCATTGTCGGTGGGGCGATGCGTCGTTACCTGATGGCAAAAGATGAACTGCCGGAGAAGTCGCTGGTGACCCTGGCACCGGTCAACACCCGCCAGGGCAATGAATCCGTCGCCGCCGGCAACACTGTGTCGATGCTCACCTTCCCGCTGCGTACCGACATCGACGATCCGCTTGAGCGCCTGCAAGCGCTGCAGGCCGCCACCTCGCAATCCAAAGCGATCCAGAATGCGGTCGGTGCCAACGACCTGACCAATCTGCAGAAATTTGCGCCCCCTGCCACCCTGGGTCTCGCCGGTCGCCTGGCGACGCTGATGGGCATGGGCGGCAAGGGCCCGGTGCTGCTGCACAATTGCATGGTGACCAACGTCCCGGGCCCCAATGTGCCGCTGTACATGCTCGGTGCAAAGCTCGTGTACTGGTGCGGCGTTGGGCCGCTGGTCGATGGCTTGTCGTTGATCTGGAACCCCACCAGTTACTGCGCAAAGATGTTCATCTCGTTGACCAGCTCACCAAACGTTGTCCCCGACCCGGATTTTCTCGCGCAGTGCCTGAGGGACTCCTACGAGGAATTGCAGGCCGTGGCGATTCAGGCAGCCAAGGCCAAGGCTCCCAAGCCAGTGAAAGCAAGGCGCGTTGCCCGAAAAGCCGCGGTGCAGAAGGTCAACGACACGCAGATGCTCTAG
- a CDS encoding HEAT repeat domain-containing protein, which yields MREANATSVLGNFKDTRFSDAGVNARFFKRNDRYYVNTEGEDGKPADFLIRYTFGHRPLQQYLVAFPGGRLQALTIAWDSRAASVGGQRWFSLYPGQRFAPGDPLHWTGRYQNWNAMCADCHSSNLQKGYDSESDTFTTTWHEQNVGCQSCHGPAKEHVDWAQKAKPDAPYQKASEIGLKVDFSALGAKGLIEQCAFCHSRRQGLGTGQQPGHSLLDAVLPATLRPDLYHPDGQIQGEVYVYGSFTQSKMHTAGVTCTDCHDPHSLKVKVEGNGLCLQCHSPTPPVRFPSLQAKEYDGPAHHHHAANSPGAQCVNCHMPETTYMVVDPRRDHSLRIPRPDLAQASGSPDACRRCHTDQQPIWAANAIEGWFGQPQRPPHYGQTFHRVRQGQGDALAQLSAVIADLGKPAIVRASAAEQLAELGAPALPTLAKVLKDDSAMVRAYAAAGFTALPPVQRVEHLLPLLDDPQRAVRDEALRALASIPLIAMPEARRDSYKLAQQDYERRLRSNADLPGNRLNLAVWLERSGRQMEALEQYRQALRLDPYFSPARVNLVTLANGMLLHDDAEKALRDGVALDKSPAADRGNLAYMLALLLVERQQPAEAARWLEEAAKAMPDTPRIRYNQGLLLLQLQQRDAAQAALMAGLERAPEDADLLYALIYLHGTAGERAAAASYWQRLQKAAPNDPRVAPLRRQLGLYTP from the coding sequence ATGCGCGAGGCGAATGCCACCAGTGTGCTCGGCAATTTCAAGGACACGCGGTTCAGCGATGCAGGCGTGAACGCACGCTTTTTCAAGCGTAATGATCGGTACTACGTAAACACCGAGGGCGAGGATGGCAAGCCTGCGGATTTTCTGATCCGCTACACCTTTGGTCATCGACCGCTACAGCAGTATCTGGTGGCCTTTCCCGGGGGACGGTTACAGGCGTTGACGATTGCCTGGGACAGCCGCGCGGCCAGTGTCGGCGGCCAGCGCTGGTTTTCGCTATACCCTGGCCAACGCTTCGCCCCGGGTGACCCACTGCACTGGACCGGTCGTTACCAGAACTGGAACGCCATGTGTGCCGACTGCCACTCGAGCAATTTGCAAAAGGGCTACGACAGCGAGAGCGATACTTTCACCACAACCTGGCACGAGCAGAATGTGGGTTGTCAGTCCTGCCATGGACCAGCCAAAGAGCACGTGGACTGGGCGCAAAAGGCTAAACCCGACGCGCCGTACCAAAAGGCCAGCGAGATCGGTCTGAAGGTGGATTTTTCCGCCCTGGGCGCCAAAGGCCTGATTGAGCAATGCGCGTTCTGCCACAGCCGCCGCCAGGGCCTGGGCACCGGTCAGCAGCCTGGGCATTCGCTGTTGGACGCCGTGCTCCCGGCCACTTTGCGGCCCGACCTGTATCACCCGGACGGGCAGATCCAGGGTGAAGTCTATGTGTATGGCTCGTTCACCCAGAGCAAGATGCACACCGCTGGAGTGACGTGCACCGACTGCCACGACCCCCATAGCTTAAAGGTGAAAGTCGAGGGTAACGGATTGTGCCTGCAGTGCCACTCGCCCACGCCCCCCGTGCGCTTTCCCAGCCTTCAGGCCAAGGAATACGACGGCCCTGCGCATCATCATCATGCCGCAAACTCCCCAGGGGCGCAGTGCGTAAACTGCCACATGCCGGAAACCACCTACATGGTGGTGGACCCACGTCGAGACCACAGCCTGCGCATTCCGCGACCGGACCTGGCGCAGGCCAGTGGTAGCCCGGATGCTTGCAGACGCTGTCACACCGATCAGCAACCGATCTGGGCTGCCAACGCCATCGAAGGCTGGTTTGGTCAGCCGCAGCGGCCGCCACACTACGGTCAGACCTTTCATCGTGTGCGCCAAGGGCAAGGTGATGCGCTGGCCCAGTTGAGCGCGGTCATTGCCGATCTGGGCAAGCCCGCGATTGTTCGGGCCAGCGCTGCCGAACAATTGGCTGAGCTGGGAGCGCCGGCGCTGCCGACGCTGGCAAAGGTGCTCAAGGATGACAGCGCCATGGTACGGGCATATGCGGCGGCCGGATTTACCGCTCTGCCACCCGTGCAGCGGGTTGAACACCTGCTACCGCTGCTCGACGACCCTCAGCGCGCCGTGCGCGACGAAGCCTTGCGTGCGCTGGCCAGCATTCCTCTGATTGCGATGCCCGAGGCACGCCGCGATAGCTACAAGCTTGCTCAACAGGACTATGAGCGGCGCCTGCGCAGCAATGCCGACCTGCCGGGCAATCGACTCAATCTGGCGGTCTGGCTGGAGCGCTCAGGGCGGCAGATGGAGGCGCTGGAGCAGTATCGTCAGGCCCTACGCCTGGACCCCTATTTTTCACCGGCCCGGGTCAATCTGGTAACCCTGGCCAACGGCATGCTCTTGCACGATGACGCCGAGAAAGCGCTGCGCGATGGTGTGGCACTGGACAAGTCACCTGCTGCCGACCGTGGCAACCTGGCCTACATGCTGGCCCTGCTGTTGGTTGAGCGCCAGCAGCCGGCCGAAGCTGCGCGTTGGTTGGAAGAGGCGGCCAAGGCAATGCCTGACACCCCACGTATTCGCTACAACCAGGGCTTGTTGCTGCTGCAGTTGCAACAGCGTGATGCCGCCCAAGCCGCGTTGATGGCGGGTCTTGAACGTGCGCCCGAAGATGCCGATCTGCTCTATGCACTGATCTACCTGCATGGCACTGCCGGCGAACGTGCAGCGGCGGCGTCCTACTGGCAACGCCTGCAGAAGGCGGCACCAAATGACCCACGTGTGGCGCCGCTGCGTCGTCAATTGGGCCTTTACACGCCGTAG
- a CDS encoding 2,4'-dihydroxyacetophenone dioxygenase family protein, which yields MTKPVPLFDHKELLTLNTNELPIYKDAMGPEFPGVDVQPLYLDASAGIWVLRTLFHPGVRLPCHYHTGPVHLFTLSGKWVYDEYPDQPQTAGCYLFEPGGSIHTFTVPADNTELTETVLVVHGANVNFDRENQYVGVLDATSITQMIDHLVAQRGLEPARYIRPGQPNYTIG from the coding sequence ATGACCAAGCCTGTACCGTTGTTTGACCATAAGGAACTACTGACGCTCAATACTAATGAGCTGCCCATCTACAAAGATGCGATGGGCCCCGAGTTCCCTGGTGTAGACGTTCAGCCCTTGTATCTGGACGCGAGCGCTGGCATCTGGGTGCTACGCACACTGTTTCATCCTGGCGTGCGCTTACCTTGTCACTATCACACCGGGCCGGTGCACCTGTTCACGCTTTCTGGCAAGTGGGTCTATGACGAATATCCGGACCAGCCTCAAACCGCCGGGTGCTATCTGTTCGAACCAGGTGGTTCTATCCACACGTTCACGGTGCCCGCGGACAACACCGAGCTCACTGAAACAGTCCTCGTCGTGCATGGCGCCAATGTCAACTTCGACCGGGAAAATCAGTATGTCGGTGTCCTGGACGCCACCAGCATCACCCAAATGATCGACCATCTGGTCGCACAGCGTGGCCTGGAGCCAGCGCGCTACATTCGTCCTGGGCAACCCAACTACACCATCGGCTAA
- a CDS encoding zinc-binding dehydrogenase, with amino-acid sequence MKAVVLRDNKLVIDKLVDPTPAKGEVLVKTLACGICGSDLHMFHHCEHVLANFKRGNIPVAFDQQKDVVFGHEYCAEILDHGPGCDKTLKVGTRVCSLPFVVTPNRFDHVGYSNQYPGGYGEQMVLAEQMLVAVPGDLPADFAALTEPLAVAGHAVNRARLAGDEVPVVIGCGPIGLAVIASLKARGIGPVVAADFSPGRRALAEKMGADVVIDPAQQSPYQSWLQVAAPQGYDINGPLALLGLGPQPKPCVVFECVGVPGLIQQVIQNAPPRTRLVVVGVCMQSDQIEPLIGIGKEANIHFSFGYSVEEFTQTLHALADGRLDVTSMITGRVGLDGVAGAFSSLAKPDEHAKIMITFD; translated from the coding sequence ATGAAAGCTGTGGTCCTGCGCGACAATAAACTGGTGATCGATAAGCTTGTCGATCCAACACCCGCTAAAGGTGAAGTACTGGTCAAGACTCTGGCCTGCGGCATTTGTGGTTCCGACTTGCACATGTTTCATCACTGCGAACACGTACTGGCTAACTTCAAGCGCGGAAACATTCCGGTCGCTTTCGATCAGCAAAAAGATGTGGTGTTTGGTCACGAGTACTGCGCCGAGATTCTCGATCATGGCCCGGGCTGCGACAAGACGCTCAAGGTCGGTACGCGGGTGTGCTCGCTACCGTTCGTTGTGACCCCTAATCGCTTCGACCATGTCGGCTATTCCAACCAATACCCTGGTGGTTATGGCGAGCAGATGGTATTGGCCGAACAGATGTTGGTGGCGGTACCAGGCGATCTGCCGGCCGACTTCGCCGCGCTGACCGAGCCGCTGGCTGTCGCCGGCCATGCGGTAAACCGCGCCCGGCTTGCGGGCGACGAGGTGCCTGTGGTGATCGGTTGTGGCCCCATCGGGCTGGCAGTGATCGCCTCGTTGAAGGCACGCGGCATTGGCCCTGTGGTCGCTGCAGATTTTTCGCCCGGGCGTCGTGCCCTGGCTGAAAAAATGGGTGCGGATGTAGTGATCGACCCAGCGCAGCAGTCGCCCTATCAATCGTGGTTGCAAGTCGCGGCGCCGCAGGGTTACGACATCAATGGCCCTTTGGCTCTGCTTGGCCTGGGACCGCAGCCTAAGCCTTGCGTGGTGTTTGAATGCGTCGGTGTGCCGGGCCTGATCCAGCAGGTGATCCAGAACGCACCACCGCGTACTCGTCTGGTGGTGGTCGGGGTGTGCATGCAGAGTGACCAGATCGAGCCGCTGATTGGTATTGGCAAGGAGGCGAACATTCACTTCTCGTTTGGCTATAGCGTCGAAGAGTTCACCCAAACGCTGCATGCCTTGGCCGATGGGCGACTCGATGTTACCTCGATGATCACCGGTAGGGTTGGCCTGGATGGAGTCGCCGGTGCGTTCAGCAGCCTGGCCAAGCCCGATGAGCATGCCAAGATCATGATCACCTTCGATTGA